Proteins encoded within one genomic window of Phototrophicus methaneseepsis:
- a CDS encoding LysM peptidoglycan-binding domain-containing protein, protein MQKRIFWSFISILMLLGTSCSSPTVIVITSTPSNQVVQIDPQASTVDDSVISAPDSEAVIPTLAPADINDTASIAEEHVVQPGETLSIIAANYNVTLESLLAENDLPNPDLLSVGQVLRLPGAPTAQTPTEVIMPDGRLVRGPESIDFDVASFVAQQVGYIKLATDEVRTSLNDGTERMDTLTAAQIVERVSLEYSVDPRLLLTLLEYRAGWLQNPQPFEYLLTHPLISMDDSGAIDRGGLYKQLSWAANEINRGYYARKYDGATILQLPDGSRLFYAPELNAASAALQYFFSLNTTLPHWQYDISTNGFSALYAQLFGDPFIASSDPVPANLQQPQMALPFAEDEVWFYTGGPHGGWGAGSAWSAVDFAPPDERPAGSNFCYTSTSWVRAVAPGIIARSDEGVVVLDLDGDGIEETGWTILYLHLASTERIAAGTTVAVGDPTGHAACAGGFSSATHLHIARRYNGEWIPADCENCAFSVPSFVMDGWVVTGWNGLEYQGFMQRDETLAQAEQGRDNPINQIQR, encoded by the coding sequence TTGCAAAAACGAATTTTCTGGTCATTCATTTCTATCTTGATGCTGTTGGGGACGAGTTGTTCATCCCCGACAGTCATTGTGATTACATCGACACCATCTAATCAAGTTGTGCAGATTGATCCGCAGGCAAGCACTGTGGATGATTCTGTTATCAGCGCGCCTGATAGCGAAGCTGTCATTCCGACGTTAGCTCCGGCAGATATCAACGATACAGCTTCTATAGCAGAAGAGCATGTTGTTCAACCTGGTGAGACGCTTTCGATTATCGCTGCCAATTATAATGTCACGCTTGAAAGCTTACTCGCAGAAAATGACTTGCCAAACCCTGATTTACTCTCAGTAGGGCAGGTGTTGAGGTTGCCCGGCGCGCCAACTGCACAAACCCCTACTGAGGTCATCATGCCAGATGGGCGTCTCGTGCGTGGACCGGAAAGCATTGACTTTGATGTTGCATCCTTTGTGGCCCAGCAGGTTGGTTATATCAAGCTAGCGACGGATGAAGTACGCACAAGCCTGAATGATGGCACAGAGCGCATGGATACTCTAACGGCAGCACAGATTGTTGAACGTGTTTCCCTGGAATACAGTGTTGATCCGCGTTTGCTGTTGACGCTCCTGGAGTATCGGGCTGGCTGGTTGCAAAATCCACAGCCTTTTGAGTACTTATTGACCCATCCGCTCATCAGCATGGATGATTCAGGAGCGATTGACCGAGGAGGGCTTTATAAGCAGTTATCCTGGGCAGCCAACGAAATCAACCGAGGTTACTATGCCCGTAAGTATGATGGCGCGACCATATTGCAATTACCAGATGGCTCGCGGTTGTTTTACGCACCGGAATTAAATGCAGCCAGTGCCGCATTACAATACTTCTTCAGTTTGAACACCACATTGCCGCACTGGCAATATGACATCAGCACAAATGGTTTTTCTGCGTTGTATGCACAGCTATTTGGGGACCCTTTCATAGCTAGTAGCGACCCTGTACCAGCGAACTTGCAACAACCGCAAATGGCATTGCCTTTCGCAGAAGACGAAGTTTGGTTTTATACGGGCGGCCCACATGGCGGTTGGGGTGCAGGAAGTGCATGGTCCGCGGTTGATTTTGCGCCGCCGGATGAACGCCCCGCAGGGAGTAATTTTTGCTACACTTCCACCTCATGGGTGAGGGCTGTTGCTCCTGGCATTATTGCACGCAGCGATGAAGGCGTTGTGGTGTTGGACCTGGACGGGGATGGCATCGAAGAAACTGGCTGGACTATCCTCTACTTACATCTGGCTTCAACAGAGCGTATTGCAGCGGGAACGACAGTCGCCGTAGGGGACCCTACAGGGCACGCTGCCTGTGCCGGGGGTTTTTCTAGCGCGACGCACTTGCATATTGCTCGTCGTTATAATGGCGAATGGATACCAGCAGATTGCGAGAATTGCGCTTTCTCAGTGCCATCTTTTGTGATGGACGGATGGGTTGTCACAGGTTGGAACGGATTAGAATATCAGGGCTTTATGCAACGTGACGAAACTCTTGCTCAAGCTGAGCAAGGCCGAGATAACCCCATCAATCAGATTCAACGATAA
- a CDS encoding PD40 domain-containing protein codes for MTEDGTPVHRYQWPTWSTDGRLAYFCCDLEFSQTFETAAYIAPDSQNRGIAAFEGTAETIIYAAWSPTACDAENRCFDLAMLVSDFNNGGLYLELVHDVDATTTRQTVTQAAPLYYSWSADGTRILLHLNNQDLSIYSALQNDFDTSFEQSSSGTFQAPAWSPVDNRLLVGIPTEQGRGADLVVIEDGIILPLVQNIIGSVSFSWSPDGRYVAYRILDERGLNTLNVVEATSGALIAQSEIEGVVGFFWSPDSQKIAFVTPETPVDSINRPAQPMTIQHQFDAPQPAQDLVSLTWHILDTASGLSTPLNTFIPTSNFIYMLLYFDQFSQSHRIWSPDSQYLVYTELMLADSPVSLVQIRDVSDAAATPITVDNGTFAVWSYDE; via the coding sequence ATGACAGAGGATGGGACGCCTGTCCATCGATACCAGTGGCCGACTTGGAGCACGGATGGCCGACTCGCTTACTTCTGCTGCGATTTAGAGTTTTCCCAGACGTTCGAAACGGCGGCTTACATCGCCCCAGATAGCCAGAATCGAGGTATTGCAGCATTTGAAGGTACGGCAGAGACTATTATTTACGCTGCTTGGTCCCCAACAGCTTGCGATGCAGAAAACCGTTGTTTTGATCTGGCAATGCTCGTCAGTGATTTTAACAATGGGGGGCTTTACCTGGAACTTGTCCATGATGTAGACGCGACGACGACTCGCCAAACAGTGACTCAGGCAGCGCCACTTTATTACAGTTGGAGTGCTGATGGAACCCGCATATTGCTGCATCTGAATAACCAGGATTTAAGTATTTATAGCGCTCTACAAAATGATTTTGATACCAGCTTTGAGCAAAGCTCCTCCGGTACGTTCCAGGCTCCGGCGTGGTCTCCTGTTGATAATCGGCTTCTTGTTGGAATCCCGACAGAACAAGGTCGCGGTGCGGACCTCGTTGTGATTGAAGATGGCATCATTCTGCCACTGGTGCAGAATATCATTGGCAGTGTGTCTTTTTCCTGGTCGCCCGATGGTCGTTATGTCGCTTATCGCATCCTTGATGAGCGCGGATTGAATACGCTGAATGTTGTGGAAGCTACCAGTGGGGCATTGATCGCACAAAGCGAGATTGAAGGCGTTGTTGGGTTTTTCTGGTCTCCGGATAGTCAGAAAATTGCCTTTGTAACCCCGGAAACGCCAGTTGATAGCATCAATCGGCCTGCGCAGCCGATGACGATTCAGCATCAGTTTGATGCACCACAGCCTGCACAGGACCTTGTTTCGCTGACATGGCACATCCTTGACACAGCATCTGGCTTGAGCACCCCTCTGAATACATTTATCCCAACGAGTAACTTTATCTATATGCTGCTTTACTTTGATCAATTCTCCCAAAGCCATCGGATATGGTCCCCAGATAGCCAGTATCTGGTTTATACGGAATTGATGCTTGCAGATTCACCCGTATCTCTTGTACAAATACGCGATGTATCGGACGCAGCAGCGACGCCTATCACAGTAGATAACGGCACGTTCGCTGTATGGAGTTATGACGAATAG
- a CDS encoding SCP2 sterol-binding domain-containing protein, translating into MPTQEEIAAVFPEMMARFQPEKAEGTNVTIQFDLSGDNGGLYWVTIADGTAEYGEGSKEADMTVKASADDFYALVNGDLNPMQAVMFGKVKVSDVGLGMKMMSIFNLG; encoded by the coding sequence ATGCCAACACAAGAAGAAATCGCCGCCGTATTCCCAGAGATGATGGCGCGCTTCCAACCGGAAAAGGCCGAAGGCACAAACGTAACCATTCAATTCGACCTGAGCGGCGATAATGGTGGGCTATACTGGGTGACAATTGCTGATGGCACAGCAGAATACGGTGAAGGCTCAAAAGAGGCTGATATGACAGTAAAAGCTTCTGCCGATGACTTTTACGCGCTCGTCAACGGAGACTTGAACCCTATGCAGGCTGTGATGTTCGGCAAAGTAAAGGTATCTGATGTGGGCCTGGGCATGAAAATGATGAGCATCTTCAACCTGGGATAG
- a CDS encoding HEAT repeat domain-containing protein yields MNAPFQYTQDDADAYPTFEEALQQIGNEEGHMPDPDSLYGLSGLTDTQLMDFQRAWDSLGMTQKHVLLQMMVDVSDSNQDMDFERIGILAMSDADAQIRQVALELLSESETFETLHVLMHALSHDESLLVRSGAGRALGNFVLLGELGKIRERHVEPVLQRLFQLLEDRQESVLLRSAALESISNSSHTNVMTHINEAYRSDDPDLHLSSVIAMGHTCDDRWADIILEELENNDEAVRVAAARAAGELQIEEAVPALIRIYNEGDSEARMTVAWSLGEIGGREAMRLLEHALEDAEEADDVILMDIIDDAIGNASLLSGDLMLGDFDMPTDD; encoded by the coding sequence ATGAACGCCCCATTCCAATATACACAAGATGACGCCGATGCGTATCCGACGTTTGAAGAAGCGTTGCAGCAAATCGGCAATGAAGAAGGTCATATGCCAGACCCAGATAGCCTGTATGGGTTGTCTGGCCTGACTGACACACAGTTGATGGACTTCCAGCGCGCCTGGGATTCTTTAGGAATGACACAAAAGCATGTCTTGCTGCAGATGATGGTTGATGTCTCTGATAGCAATCAGGACATGGATTTTGAACGTATCGGCATTCTGGCTATGAGCGATGCTGATGCGCAAATACGTCAGGTCGCTCTTGAGTTGCTCAGTGAGAGTGAAACCTTCGAAACACTGCATGTGTTGATGCATGCTCTGTCTCATGATGAGTCTTTACTTGTCCGTTCTGGTGCAGGCCGTGCTCTAGGCAATTTCGTCCTGCTTGGTGAATTGGGCAAAATACGCGAACGTCATGTCGAGCCTGTGCTTCAGCGTCTCTTCCAACTTCTGGAAGATCGTCAGGAATCGGTTCTACTGCGCTCCGCAGCGTTGGAATCTATTTCAAATTCGAGTCATACCAATGTGATGACCCATATCAACGAAGCGTATCGCAGCGATGACCCGGATCTGCATCTTAGTTCTGTCATCGCCATGGGTCATACCTGCGATGATCGTTGGGCAGACATTATCCTGGAAGAACTGGAAAACAACGACGAAGCTGTACGCGTTGCCGCAGCACGTGCGGCCGGGGAGCTCCAGATAGAAGAAGCCGTTCCGGCACTCATTCGTATCTATAACGAGGGAGATAGCGAAGCGCGTATGACAGTCGCCTGGTCCCTGGGCGAAATCGGCGGACGTGAAGCCATGCGCTTGCTAGAGCATGCTCTCGAAGATGCTGAAGAAGCCGATGATGTGATTCTGATGGATATTATCGATGATGCGATTGGTAATGCCAGCTTGCTCAGTGGAGATTTGATGCTAGGCGATTTCGATATGCCTACAGATGACTAG